In Acipenser ruthenus chromosome 16, fAciRut3.2 maternal haplotype, whole genome shotgun sequence, the following proteins share a genomic window:
- the LOC117412666 gene encoding UDP-N-acetylglucosamine--peptide N-acetylglucosaminyltransferase 110 kDa subunit isoform X3 translates to MATSVGNVADSTGLAELAHREYQSGDFEAAERHCMQLWRQEPDNTGVLLLLSSIHFQCRRLDRSAHFSTLAIKQNPMLAEAYSNLGNVYKERGQLQEAIEHYRHALRLKPDFIDGYINLAAALVAAGDMEGAVQAYVSALQYNPDLYCVRSDLGNLLKALGRLEEAKACYLKAIETQPNFAVAWSNLGCVFNAQGEIWLAIHHFEKAVTLDPNFLDAYINLGNVLKEARIFDRAVAGYLRALSLSPNHAVVHGNLACVYYEQGLIDLAIDTYRRAIELQPHFPDAYCNLANALKEKGNVRNYTVAEAEECYNTALRLCPTHADSLNNLANIKREQGNIEEAVRLYRKALEVFPEFAAAHSNLASVLQQQGKLQEALMHYKEAIRISPTFADAYSNMGNTLKEMQDIQGALQCYTRAIQINPAFADAHSNLASIHKDSGNIPEAIASYRTALKLKPDFPDAYCNLAHCLQIVCDWTDYDERMKKLVSIVADQLDKNRLPSVHPHHSMLYPLSHAFRKAIAERHGNLCLDKINVLHKPPYEHPKDLKVSNGRLRIGYISSDFGNHPTSHLMQSIPGMHNSEKFEVFCYALSPDDGTNFRVKVMAESHHFTDLSQIPCNGKAADRIHQDGIHILINMNGYTKGARNELFALRAAPLQAMWLGYPGTSGAPFMDYIITDKETSPIEVAEQYSEKLAYMPNSFFIGDHANMFPHLKKKAVIDFKSNGQIFDNRIVLNGIDLKAFLDSLPDVKVIKLKCPDGQESDSNSALSMPVIPMNTAAEAIINMINQGQIQVTINGFTVSNGLATTQINNKAATGEEVPRTIIVTTRSQYGLPEDAIVYCNFNQLYKIDPQTLQMWVNILKRVPNSVLWLLRFPAVGEPNIQQYAQNMGLPANRIIFSPVAPKEEHVRRGQLADVCLDTPLCNGHTTGMDVLWAGTPMVTMPVLVGQVWKQSVISCGKMFLPGETLASRVAASQLTCLGCTELIAQNRQEYEDVAVKLGTDMEYLKKIRAKVWKQRICSPLFNTKQYTMELEKLYLQMWEHHSAGNKPEHLLKPKALETTETA, encoded by the exons ATGGCAACTTCAGTTGGCAACGTGGCTGACAGCACAG GGTTGGCAGAGCTGGCACATCGTGAGTACCAGTCTGGTGATTTTGAGGCTGCAGAGCGACACTGCATGCAGCTGTGGAGACAAGAGCCGGACAACACAGGTGTTCTGCTGCTGCTGTCCTCTATCCACTTCCAATGTCGTCGACTTGACAG GTCGGCACATTTCAGCACTCTGGCTATTAAGCAGAACCCGATGCTGGCTGAGGCTTACTCCAACCTGGGTAATGTGTACAAGGAGCGTGGGCAGTTACAGGAGGCTATTGAGCACTACCGGCATGCATTGAGGCTCAAACCGGACTTCATCGATGGATACATCAACCTGGCGGCAGCACTAGTGGCAGCAGGAGACATGGAGGGAGCTGTGCAGGCTTATGTGTCTGCTCTTCAGTACAACCCG GATTTGTATTGTGTTCGCAGTGACCTAGGGAATCTCCTCAAAGCCCTGGGTCGCTTAGAAGAAGCTAAG GCCTGTTACCTGAAAGCTATTGAGACTCAGCCAAACTTTGCTGTGGCTTGGAGTAACCTGGGCTGTGTCTTTAACGCCCAGGGAGAGATCTGGTTGGCCATTCACCACTTTGAAAAG gCTGTAACTTTAGATCCCAATTTCTTGGATGCCTATATTAACTTGGGCAACGTGCTGAAAGAAGCCCGCATTTTTGACAG AGCTGTTGCTGGTTACTTGCGAGCTCTCAGTCTGAGCCCAAACCATGCTGTGGTGCATGGGAACCTGGCATGTGTTTATTATGAACAGGGCTTGATTGACCTAGCCATTGATACGTACCGTCGTGCCATCGAGCTGCAGCCACACTTCCCTGATGcctattgtaacctggccaacgCCCTCAAGGAGAAGGGCAATGTAAGAAACtacacg GTTGCTGAAGCAGAGGAGTGTTACAACACAGCTCTACGACTGTGTCCCACCCATGCCGACTCCCTCAATAACCTGGCCAACATCAAGAGGGAGCAGGGCAACATAGAGGAGGCAGTGCGGCTCTACAGGAAAGCCTTAGAG GTGTTCCCAGAGTTTGCAGCAGCGCATTCAAACTTGGCCAGTGTATTGCAGCAGCAGGGCAAGCTGCAGGAGGCACTAATGCATTACAAGGAGGCCATCAG AATAAGCCCTACCTTTGCTGATGCCTATTCCAACATGGGCAACACCCTGAAAGAGATGCAAGACATTCAGGGAGCTTTGCAGTGTTACACACGGGCCATCCAGATAAACCCTGCCTTTGCAGATGCACACAGCAATCTTGCCTCCATTCATAAG GACTCTGGAAATATCCCTGAAGCCATTGCTTCTTATCGGACAGCGCTGAAACTGAAGCCTGATTTCCCAGATGCTTACTGTAATCTGGCACACTGCCTGCAG ATTGTCTGTGACTGGACTGATTATGATGAGCGAATGAAAAAGCTGGTGAGCATTGTGGCTGATCAGCTTGACAAGAATCGTCTGCCCTCTGTGCATCCTCACCACAGCATGCTGTACCCGCTGTCTCATGCCTTCCGCAAGGCCATTGCAGAGCGGCACGGGAACCTGTGCTTGGACAAG aTAAATGTTCTTCACAAGCCACCTTATGAGCACCCGAAGGATTTAAAGGTCAGCAACGGCCGTCTCCGTATTGGTTATATCAGCTCTGATTTTGGTAACCATCCGACCTCCCATCTTATGCAGTCCATCCCTGGCATGCACAATTCAGAGAAATTTGAG GTGTTCTGTTATGCGCTCAGTCCTGACGATGGCACTAATTTCCGTGTGAAAGTGATGGCTGAGTCGCACCATTTCACAGACCTGTCCCAG ATACCTTGTAATGGAAAGGCAGCAGACAGAATTCACCAGGATGGGATTCACATTCTTATCAACATGAACGGATACACCAAGGGGGCGCGCAATGAGTTGTTTGCTCTGCGTGCTGCACCGTTACAG GCGATGTGGCTGGGATACCCTGGAACAAGTGGTGCGCCCTTCATGGATTACATCATCACTGATAAAGAGACGTCTCCAATAGAGGTGGCAGAACAGTATTCTGAGAAACTGGCTTACATGCCCAACTCTTTCTTCATTGGGGACCATGCCAACATGTTCCCACACCTCAAG AAAAAGGCAGTGATTGATTTCAAGTCTAACGGACAAATTTTTGACAATCGCATTGTTCTAAATGGGATTGATCTGAAGGCCTTTCTGGACAGCTTACCTGATGTGAAGGTGATCAAG CTGAAGTGTCCTGATGGCCAGGAAAGTGACAGCAACTCTGCCCTCTCAATGCCAGTCATCCCCATGAACACGGCTGCTGAGGCCATCATTAACATGATCAACCAAGGCCAGATCCAGGTCACTATTAATGGCTTCACTGTAAGCAATGGGCTGGCCACAACGCAG ATTAATAACAAGGCAGCGACTGGTGAGGAGGTCCCTCGCACCATCATTGTGACAACACGTTCTCAGTACGGGTTGCCTGAGGATGCAATTGTGTACTGCAACTTCAACCAGCTGTATAAGATTGATCCCCAGACTTTGCAGATGTGGGTGAAT ATCCTGAAGCGTGTGCCAAACAGTGTGCTGTGGCTGCTGCGATTCCCTGCAGTGGGGGAGCCCAACATTCAGCAGTATGCCCAGAACATGGGACTTCCGGCCAACCGCATCATCTTCTCCCCTGTTGCGCCAAAGGAGGAGCATGTGCGCAGGGGTCAGCTGGCAGATGTTTGCCTGGACACCCCACTTTGCAACGGGCACACCACAGGCATGGATGTGCTGTGGGCTGGAACACCAATGGTCACCATGCCAG ttctggtAGGACAAGTCTGGAAACAGTCAGTCATCAGCTGTGGAAAGATGTTTCTCCCAG GAGAGACTCTGGCATCCCGAGTAGCTGCATCCCAACTCACCTGCCTTGGCTGCACGGAGCTCATTGCTCAAAACCGCCAAGAATACGAGGATGTGGCAGTCAAACTGGGAACAGATATGGAGTA CTTGAAGAAGATCCGAGCCAAGGTGTGGAAGCAGCGTATCTGCAGTCCGCTTTTTAACACCAAGCAGTACACCATGGAGCTGGAGAAGCTCTATCTACAGATGTGGGAGCACCACAGCGCTGGAAATAAACCTGAACATCTTCTCAAACCCAAAGCACTGGAGACCACTGAGACCGCTTGA
- the LOC117412666 gene encoding UDP-N-acetylglucosamine--peptide N-acetylglucosaminyltransferase 110 kDa subunit isoform X5 yields the protein MACYLKAIETQPNFAVAWSNLGCVFNAQGEIWLAIHHFEKAVTLDPNFLDAYINLGNVLKEARIFDRAVAGYLRALSLSPNHAVVHGNLACVYYEQGLIDLAIDTYRRAIELQPHFPDAYCNLANALKEKGNVRNYTVAEAEECYNTALRLCPTHADSLNNLANIKREQGNIEEAVRLYRKALEVFPEFAAAHSNLASVLQQQGKLQEALMHYKEAIRISPTFADAYSNMGNTLKEMQDIQGALQCYTRAIQINPAFADAHSNLASIHKDSGNIPEAIASYRTALKLKPDFPDAYCNLAHCLQIVCDWTDYDERMKKLVSIVADQLDKNRLPSVHPHHSMLYPLSHAFRKAIAERHGNLCLDKINVLHKPPYEHPKDLKVSNGRLRIGYISSDFGNHPTSHLMQSIPGMHNSEKFEVFCYALSPDDGTNFRVKVMAESHHFTDLSQIPCNGKAADRIHQDGIHILINMNGYTKGARNELFALRAAPLQAMWLGYPGTSGAPFMDYIITDKETSPIEVAEQYSEKLAYMPNSFFIGDHANMFPHLKKKAVIDFKSNGQIFDNRIVLNGIDLKAFLDSLPDVKVIKLKCPDGQESDSNSALSMPVIPMNTAAEAIINMINQGQIQVTINGFTVSNGLATTQINNKAATGEEVPRTIIVTTRSQYGLPEDAIVYCNFNQLYKIDPQTLQMWVNILKRVPNSVLWLLRFPAVGEPNIQQYAQNMGLPANRIIFSPVAPKEEHVRRGQLADVCLDTPLCNGHTTGMDVLWAGTPMVTMPVLVGQVWKQSVISCGKMFLPGETLASRVAASQLTCLGCTELIAQNRQEYEDVAVKLGTDMEYLKKIRAKVWKQRICSPLFNTKQYTMELEKLYLQMWEHHSAGNKPEHLLKPKALETTETA from the exons ATG GCCTGTTACCTGAAAGCTATTGAGACTCAGCCAAACTTTGCTGTGGCTTGGAGTAACCTGGGCTGTGTCTTTAACGCCCAGGGAGAGATCTGGTTGGCCATTCACCACTTTGAAAAG gCTGTAACTTTAGATCCCAATTTCTTGGATGCCTATATTAACTTGGGCAACGTGCTGAAAGAAGCCCGCATTTTTGACAG AGCTGTTGCTGGTTACTTGCGAGCTCTCAGTCTGAGCCCAAACCATGCTGTGGTGCATGGGAACCTGGCATGTGTTTATTATGAACAGGGCTTGATTGACCTAGCCATTGATACGTACCGTCGTGCCATCGAGCTGCAGCCACACTTCCCTGATGcctattgtaacctggccaacgCCCTCAAGGAGAAGGGCAATGTAAGAAACtacacg GTTGCTGAAGCAGAGGAGTGTTACAACACAGCTCTACGACTGTGTCCCACCCATGCCGACTCCCTCAATAACCTGGCCAACATCAAGAGGGAGCAGGGCAACATAGAGGAGGCAGTGCGGCTCTACAGGAAAGCCTTAGAG GTGTTCCCAGAGTTTGCAGCAGCGCATTCAAACTTGGCCAGTGTATTGCAGCAGCAGGGCAAGCTGCAGGAGGCACTAATGCATTACAAGGAGGCCATCAG AATAAGCCCTACCTTTGCTGATGCCTATTCCAACATGGGCAACACCCTGAAAGAGATGCAAGACATTCAGGGAGCTTTGCAGTGTTACACACGGGCCATCCAGATAAACCCTGCCTTTGCAGATGCACACAGCAATCTTGCCTCCATTCATAAG GACTCTGGAAATATCCCTGAAGCCATTGCTTCTTATCGGACAGCGCTGAAACTGAAGCCTGATTTCCCAGATGCTTACTGTAATCTGGCACACTGCCTGCAG ATTGTCTGTGACTGGACTGATTATGATGAGCGAATGAAAAAGCTGGTGAGCATTGTGGCTGATCAGCTTGACAAGAATCGTCTGCCCTCTGTGCATCCTCACCACAGCATGCTGTACCCGCTGTCTCATGCCTTCCGCAAGGCCATTGCAGAGCGGCACGGGAACCTGTGCTTGGACAAG aTAAATGTTCTTCACAAGCCACCTTATGAGCACCCGAAGGATTTAAAGGTCAGCAACGGCCGTCTCCGTATTGGTTATATCAGCTCTGATTTTGGTAACCATCCGACCTCCCATCTTATGCAGTCCATCCCTGGCATGCACAATTCAGAGAAATTTGAG GTGTTCTGTTATGCGCTCAGTCCTGACGATGGCACTAATTTCCGTGTGAAAGTGATGGCTGAGTCGCACCATTTCACAGACCTGTCCCAG ATACCTTGTAATGGAAAGGCAGCAGACAGAATTCACCAGGATGGGATTCACATTCTTATCAACATGAACGGATACACCAAGGGGGCGCGCAATGAGTTGTTTGCTCTGCGTGCTGCACCGTTACAG GCGATGTGGCTGGGATACCCTGGAACAAGTGGTGCGCCCTTCATGGATTACATCATCACTGATAAAGAGACGTCTCCAATAGAGGTGGCAGAACAGTATTCTGAGAAACTGGCTTACATGCCCAACTCTTTCTTCATTGGGGACCATGCCAACATGTTCCCACACCTCAAG AAAAAGGCAGTGATTGATTTCAAGTCTAACGGACAAATTTTTGACAATCGCATTGTTCTAAATGGGATTGATCTGAAGGCCTTTCTGGACAGCTTACCTGATGTGAAGGTGATCAAG CTGAAGTGTCCTGATGGCCAGGAAAGTGACAGCAACTCTGCCCTCTCAATGCCAGTCATCCCCATGAACACGGCTGCTGAGGCCATCATTAACATGATCAACCAAGGCCAGATCCAGGTCACTATTAATGGCTTCACTGTAAGCAATGGGCTGGCCACAACGCAG ATTAATAACAAGGCAGCGACTGGTGAGGAGGTCCCTCGCACCATCATTGTGACAACACGTTCTCAGTACGGGTTGCCTGAGGATGCAATTGTGTACTGCAACTTCAACCAGCTGTATAAGATTGATCCCCAGACTTTGCAGATGTGGGTGAAT ATCCTGAAGCGTGTGCCAAACAGTGTGCTGTGGCTGCTGCGATTCCCTGCAGTGGGGGAGCCCAACATTCAGCAGTATGCCCAGAACATGGGACTTCCGGCCAACCGCATCATCTTCTCCCCTGTTGCGCCAAAGGAGGAGCATGTGCGCAGGGGTCAGCTGGCAGATGTTTGCCTGGACACCCCACTTTGCAACGGGCACACCACAGGCATGGATGTGCTGTGGGCTGGAACACCAATGGTCACCATGCCAG ttctggtAGGACAAGTCTGGAAACAGTCAGTCATCAGCTGTGGAAAGATGTTTCTCCCAG GAGAGACTCTGGCATCCCGAGTAGCTGCATCCCAACTCACCTGCCTTGGCTGCACGGAGCTCATTGCTCAAAACCGCCAAGAATACGAGGATGTGGCAGTCAAACTGGGAACAGATATGGAGTA CTTGAAGAAGATCCGAGCCAAGGTGTGGAAGCAGCGTATCTGCAGTCCGCTTTTTAACACCAAGCAGTACACCATGGAGCTGGAGAAGCTCTATCTACAGATGTGGGAGCACCACAGCGCTGGAAATAAACCTGAACATCTTCTCAAACCCAAAGCACTGGAGACCACTGAGACCGCTTGA